One segment of Apus apus isolate bApuApu2 chromosome 1, bApuApu2.pri.cur, whole genome shotgun sequence DNA contains the following:
- the LOC127380070 gene encoding fibulin-2-like yields the protein MALADALCLLLACLLLHAAAPKPTCDPSACIPCTERDTEVPATATAGVCCPPCPSPCACPPYLESDCEMQGFPSGLVPAGTSFYIDFARKLCTCRPEGDIACTPLCPPLPPTCQAVGSPVADGCPRCVCYNEEEMAVPAGTVTTRGTQVCTCPPQGGQLQCSDKKRQE from the coding sequence ATGGCTCTCGCTGACGCCCTTTGCCTGTTGCTCgcctgcctcctgctccacGCCGCTGCCCCGAAACCCACTTGTGACCCCAGTGCCTGCATCCCGTGCACCGAGAGGGACACGGAGGTGCCGGCCACCGCCACTGCTGGGGTctgctgcccgccctgcccctcGCCCTGCGCCTGCCCCCCCTACCTGGAGAGTGACTGTGAGATGCAAGGCTTCCCCAGCGGCCTCGTCCCTGCCGGCACCTCCTTCTACATCGACTTTGCCCGCAAGCTGTGCACCTGCCGCCCCGAGGGGGACATCGCCTGCACCCCGCTCTGCCCGCCTCTGCCCCCCACCTGCCAGGCCGTGGGCAGCCCCGTGGCTGACGGCTGCCCCCGCTGCGTCTGCTACAACGAGGAAGAAATGGCGGTGCCTGCTGGCACCGTCACCACCCGGGGCACCCAGGTTTGCACCTGTCCCCCCCAGGGGGGTCAGCTGCAGTGCAGTGACAAGAAGAGGCAGGAGTGA